Sequence from the Deltaproteobacteria bacterium genome:
CGGAGCGTGCGCCCCGCGACCGCCACCTGGTAGCCGCGCTGCGCGAGCCGCGAGCGCGTGGCGAGGGCCACCTGCCGGCTCGCATACGGCCCCAGGCGCACCGCGTAGCGCGCGATGCGCGGGTCGGCCGTGGCGTTGTCGTCGCCCTCGGAGCTGACGCGCGTGGCGGCCGCGTGCCGCACGAGCCTGCGGTGGTGGCGCGTCCGCGCGTGCGCCATCGTCACCGCCGGCGCTTCGCCGAAGGCGTAGGCGAAGAGTCGCTGCGCGTCGGCCCACAGATCGCGCGCGCCGAGCAGTGCGATGATGAGCTCGCGATCACCGTGGCGCGCCGCGCCGACGAAGCAGCGGCGCGCCGGGCGCGTGTAGCCGGTCTTGCCGATCACCTGGTACGCGTAGCCGCTCAGCAGGCGGTTGTGCGAGTGGAGCGCCACCCACTGGACGCGGGCCGACTCGAGCGGCACCTGCACGCTCCTCGTCTCCAGGATCTCGCGGAAGAGCGGCAGGTCGAGCCCGTGGCGGAAGATCACGGCGAGGTCCCGCGCGCTCGCCTCGTGCCCGGGCGCGGTCAGCCCATGGGGGTTGGCGAAGTGGGCCGTGCCCGCGCCAAGCTCCCGTGCGCGCGCCGTCATGTGCGCCGCGAACACCTCTTCGGAGCCGCCCACGCCCTCGGCGACCACCTCGGCCGCGTCGT
This genomic interval carries:
- a CDS encoding D-alanyl-D-alanine carboxypeptidase, which translates into the protein TEPLPPASTTKVMTAVLALESGRLDESFPVSEYAARTPPSGIHLRAGQRMRLRNLLYAVLLNSANDAAEVVAEGVGGSEEVFAAHMTARARELGAGTAHFANPHGLTAPGHEASARDLAVIFRHGLDLPLFREILETRSVQVPLESARVQWVALHSHNRLLSGYAYQVIGKTGYTRPARRCFVGAARHGDRELIIALLGARDLWADAQRLFAYAFGEAPAVTMAHARTRHHRRLVRHAAATRVSSEGDDNATADPRIARYAVRLGPYASRQVALATRSRLAQRGYQVAVAGRTLRIGAFTSVTKAERVATQLRQTGYHPVLVLL